A portion of the Streptomyces coeruleoprunus genome contains these proteins:
- a CDS encoding NAD(P)H-dependent glycerol-3-phosphate dehydrogenase, which yields MTHPVKAAVFGTGSWGTAFGMVLADAGCDVTLWGRRAELADAINTTRTNPDYFPGVELPANLRATTDPAEAAAGAAFTVLAIPSQTLRGNLAEWAPKLAPDTVLVSLMKGIELGTCKRMSEVVQEVAEVSADRVAVVTGPNLAKEIVARMPAASVVACRDEDVARRLQAACHTPYFRPYTNTDVVGCELGGAVKNVIGLAVGIADGMGLGDNAKGSLITRGLAETTRLGLAMGADPLTFSGLAGLGDLVATCSSPLSRNHTFGFNLGKGMTLAETIAVTKQTAEGVKSCQSVLDLARRHGVDMPITETVVDIVHEAKPPLVALKELMSRSAKPERR from the coding sequence GTGACACACCCCGTCAAGGCAGCCGTCTTCGGAACCGGCTCGTGGGGTACGGCGTTCGGCATGGTCCTCGCCGACGCGGGCTGCGACGTGACCCTCTGGGGCCGCCGCGCCGAGCTCGCCGACGCCATCAACACCACCCGCACCAACCCGGACTACTTCCCGGGCGTCGAACTCCCCGCGAACCTCCGCGCCACCACGGACCCCGCGGAGGCCGCCGCCGGCGCCGCGTTCACCGTGCTGGCCATCCCCTCCCAGACCCTCCGCGGCAACCTCGCCGAGTGGGCGCCCAAGCTCGCCCCCGACACCGTCCTCGTCTCCCTCATGAAGGGCATCGAACTCGGCACCTGCAAGCGGATGAGCGAGGTCGTCCAGGAGGTCGCCGAGGTCTCCGCGGACCGCGTCGCCGTGGTCACCGGACCCAACCTCGCCAAGGAGATCGTGGCCCGCATGCCGGCCGCGTCCGTCGTCGCCTGCCGCGACGAGGACGTCGCCCGCCGCCTCCAGGCCGCCTGCCACACCCCGTACTTCCGCCCCTACACCAACACCGACGTCGTCGGCTGCGAACTGGGCGGAGCCGTCAAGAACGTCATCGGCCTCGCCGTGGGCATCGCCGACGGCATGGGCCTCGGCGACAACGCCAAGGGCTCCCTCATCACCCGCGGCCTCGCCGAGACCACCCGCCTCGGCCTCGCCATGGGCGCCGACCCGCTCACCTTCTCCGGCCTCGCGGGACTCGGCGACCTCGTCGCCACCTGCTCCTCGCCGCTGTCCCGGAACCACACCTTCGGCTTCAACCTCGGCAAGGGCATGACGCTCGCCGAGACCATCGCCGTCACCAAGCAGACCGCCGAGGGCGTCAAGTCCTGCCAGTCGGTGCTGGACCTGGCCCGCCGGCACGGCGTCGACATGCCCATCACCGAAACCGTCGTCGACATCGTCCACGAGGCAAAGCCGCCGCTGGTGGCGCTCAAGGAGCTGATGTCGCGCAGCGCCAAGCCCGAGCGGCGCTGA
- a CDS encoding lysophospholipid acyltransferase family protein: protein MSRRRIGFWYRLAAVIAKPPLVVLFKRDWRGMEHIPADGGFITAVNHNSYLDPLSYAHFQYNTGRVPRFLAKAALFKGSFVGTMLRGTGQIPVYRETTNALDAFRAAVAAIERGECVAFYPEGTLTRDPAMWPMAGKTGAARVALLTKVPVIPVAQWGANLAMPPYAKENKVRLFPRKTLTVLAGPPVDLSRFYDLEPTPEVLREATETIMAAITALLEEIRGEKAPDEPYDHRKARLEQRRKAAGEEAK, encoded by the coding sequence GTGTCCCGCCGCAGAATCGGCTTCTGGTACCGCCTTGCGGCGGTCATCGCAAAACCACCGCTGGTGGTTCTGTTCAAGCGGGACTGGCGGGGAATGGAGCACATTCCGGCCGACGGGGGATTCATCACCGCCGTCAACCACAACTCGTACCTCGACCCGCTGTCGTACGCGCACTTCCAGTACAACACCGGGCGCGTACCGCGCTTCCTGGCCAAGGCCGCCCTCTTCAAGGGCTCCTTCGTCGGCACGATGCTGCGCGGCACCGGCCAGATCCCCGTCTACCGCGAGACCACCAACGCGCTGGACGCCTTCCGGGCCGCCGTCGCCGCCATCGAGCGCGGCGAGTGCGTGGCGTTCTACCCCGAGGGCACCCTCACCCGCGACCCCGCGATGTGGCCCATGGCCGGCAAGACCGGCGCCGCCCGCGTCGCCCTGCTCACCAAGGTGCCGGTCATCCCCGTCGCCCAGTGGGGCGCCAACCTGGCGATGCCGCCGTACGCCAAGGAGAACAAGGTCCGCCTGTTCCCCCGCAAGACGCTGACCGTCCTGGCCGGCCCGCCCGTCGACCTGTCGCGCTTCTACGACCTCGAGCCCACCCCCGAGGTGCTGCGCGAGGCCACCGAAACGATCATGGCGGCCATCACCGCGCTCCTGGAGGAGATCCGCGGCGAGAAGGCCCCCGACGAGCCGTACGACCACCGCAAGGCCCGGCTGGAGCAGCGCCGCAAGGCCGCAGGGGAGGAAGCCAAGTGA
- the cofC gene encoding 2-phospho-L-lactate guanylyltransferase, with protein MDTDEEPGPWSLVVPLKPLALAKSRLAGVFGATERRRLALAFAQDTVVAALACREVRDVVVVTDDRVAAPALAALGARIVPDRPAAGLNAALAYGAEVVRAGRSRAPVATLNADLPALRPAELARVLEAAGGFPRAFLADAADIGTTLLAAAPGIELRPAFGGASRLRHLSSGAVEIRLPGVASVRRDVDTGEDLRAALELGVGPRTAERCRAGRPTGRVAG; from the coding sequence ATGGACACGGACGAAGAGCCCGGGCCCTGGTCACTGGTCGTCCCGCTGAAGCCCCTTGCCCTGGCGAAGAGCAGGCTGGCGGGGGTGTTCGGCGCGACGGAGCGGCGGCGGCTGGCGCTGGCGTTCGCGCAGGACACGGTGGTGGCGGCGCTGGCCTGCCGGGAGGTGCGGGATGTGGTGGTCGTCACGGACGACCGGGTGGCGGCCCCGGCGCTGGCCGCCCTGGGGGCGCGGATCGTGCCGGACCGCCCGGCGGCGGGGCTCAACGCCGCCCTGGCGTACGGGGCCGAGGTGGTGCGGGCGGGGCGTTCCCGGGCGCCGGTGGCGACGCTGAACGCGGATCTTCCGGCGCTGCGCCCGGCGGAGCTGGCGCGGGTGCTGGAGGCCGCGGGGGGATTTCCGCGGGCTTTTCTCGCGGATGCCGCCGATATCGGTACGACTTTGCTGGCGGCCGCCCCGGGAATTGAATTGCGCCCGGCTTTCGGGGGTGCGTCGCGGCTGCGGCATTTGTCGTCGGGCGCGGTGGAAATCCGGCTGCCGGGCGTGGCTTCCGTACGGCGGGACGTGGACACCGGTGAGGATCTGCGGGCGGCGCTGGAACTGGGCGTGGGGCCGCGTACGGCGGAGCGGTGCCGGGCGGGGCGGCCGACCGGGCGGGTGGCCGGATAG